A single Biomphalaria glabrata chromosome 2, xgBioGlab47.1, whole genome shotgun sequence DNA region contains:
- the LOC106054379 gene encoding caspase-7-like isoform X1 translates to MGSTQEGNSTAVVSQPMHHDDTDGFREKMKSTLKKISCTSSTLSPTSSSSEPFDFVDIRTALTTSVAQQKAQNVSPSLENDVYSFTHLKTGLAIIINNVHFNDPEHFETRTGSDFDVASLQNTFNNFGFEVQTHTDVTASRITWLLTQAAKEYDHAQADCLVCVVLTHGYESWVDKDCRKRFDLLFGVDGNSITSKAVVELFNDIHCPHLKGKPRLFFFQACRGSRLDDGQIIEVAYTPRGTGVLINSASSLLQYGTTYNSTGPINVSSKISRTKSDLPWSHVRKMPIDTAVLYKDSIVMYATPPGFPSWRREGSWFIQSLCQVLDSPRVGSGQVSLLNALTQVSGLVARNYETYSEEEPSLCKKKQQPVIYSSLVKDVFFKRKTTAFPKRIGTFV, encoded by the exons ATGGGAagtactcaagaagggaattcTACGGCAGTCGTGTCACAGCCAATGCATCATGACG ACACTGACGGATTCCGAGAGAAAATGAAGAgtacattgaaaaaaataagcTGTACATCGAG CACTCTATCTCCAACTAGCTCATCGTCAGAACCATTCGATTTTGTTGATATTAGAACAGCATTGACGACATCTGTAGCCCAGCAGAAGGCTCAGAATGTGTCACCATCGCTAGAAAATGACGTGTATTCCTTTACTCATCTAAAGACTGGGCTAGCCATTATTATTAACAACGTTCACTTCAATGACCCTGAACATTTCGAAACTAGAACTGGTTCAGACTTTGACGTTGCGTCATTGCAAAACACATTTAACAATTTTGGATTTGAGGTTCAAACTCATACAGATGTAACAGCATCAAGAATCACTTGGTTACTTACTCAAG CGGCCAAAGAGTATGACCACGCTCAAGCAGATTGTTTGGTTTGTGTAGTGCTAACTCATGGCTATGAGTCGTGGGTTGATAAAGACTGCAGGAAGAGATTCGACCTGTTGTTTGGTGTAGATGGAAATAGTATAACATCCAAAGCTGTAGTGGAACTGTTCAATGACATTCATTGTCCCCATTTAAAAGGAAAACCCCGCCTTTTCTTCTTTCAG GCTTGTAGAGGAAGTCGACTGGACGATGGTCAAATCATTGAAGTTGCTTATACACCAAGGGGAACTGGAGTTTTGATCAACAGCGCATCTAGCCTTCTACAATACGGTACGACCTATAACTCAACAGGTCCCATCAATGTGTCATCAAAGATTTCAAGAACAAAAAGTGATTTGCCTTGGTCACATGTTCGTAAAATGCCCATCGACACGGCTGTACTCTACAAGGACAGCATTGTGATGTACGCTACACCTCCAG GCTTCCCATCATGGCGTCGAGAGGGCTCCTGGTTTATACAATCACTCTGTCAAGTCTTAGACAGCCCACGAGTTGGATCTGGTCAGGTTAGCCTGTTGAATGCACTAACACAGGTATCAGGACTTGTTGCTCGGAACTACGAGACATATTCTGAGGAGGAACCTTCATTGtgtaaaaagaaacaacagcCAGTTATATACAGCTCACTTGTCAAAGATGTCTTTTTCAAGAGAAAGACAACAGCGTTTCCTAAGAGAATAGggacttttgtttaa
- the LOC106054379 gene encoding caspase-7-like isoform X2: protein MGSTQEGNSTAVVSQPMHHDDTDGFREKMKSTLKKISCTSSSSSEPFDFVDIRTALTTSVAQQKAQNVSPSLENDVYSFTHLKTGLAIIINNVHFNDPEHFETRTGSDFDVASLQNTFNNFGFEVQTHTDVTASRITWLLTQAAKEYDHAQADCLVCVVLTHGYESWVDKDCRKRFDLLFGVDGNSITSKAVVELFNDIHCPHLKGKPRLFFFQACRGSRLDDGQIIEVAYTPRGTGVLINSASSLLQYGTTYNSTGPINVSSKISRTKSDLPWSHVRKMPIDTAVLYKDSIVMYATPPGFPSWRREGSWFIQSLCQVLDSPRVGSGQVSLLNALTQVSGLVARNYETYSEEEPSLCKKKQQPVIYSSLVKDVFFKRKTTAFPKRIGTFV from the exons ATGGGAagtactcaagaagggaattcTACGGCAGTCGTGTCACAGCCAATGCATCATGACG ACACTGACGGATTCCGAGAGAAAATGAAGAgtacattgaaaaaaataagcTGTACATCGAG CTCATCGTCAGAACCATTCGATTTTGTTGATATTAGAACAGCATTGACGACATCTGTAGCCCAGCAGAAGGCTCAGAATGTGTCACCATCGCTAGAAAATGACGTGTATTCCTTTACTCATCTAAAGACTGGGCTAGCCATTATTATTAACAACGTTCACTTCAATGACCCTGAACATTTCGAAACTAGAACTGGTTCAGACTTTGACGTTGCGTCATTGCAAAACACATTTAACAATTTTGGATTTGAGGTTCAAACTCATACAGATGTAACAGCATCAAGAATCACTTGGTTACTTACTCAAG CGGCCAAAGAGTATGACCACGCTCAAGCAGATTGTTTGGTTTGTGTAGTGCTAACTCATGGCTATGAGTCGTGGGTTGATAAAGACTGCAGGAAGAGATTCGACCTGTTGTTTGGTGTAGATGGAAATAGTATAACATCCAAAGCTGTAGTGGAACTGTTCAATGACATTCATTGTCCCCATTTAAAAGGAAAACCCCGCCTTTTCTTCTTTCAG GCTTGTAGAGGAAGTCGACTGGACGATGGTCAAATCATTGAAGTTGCTTATACACCAAGGGGAACTGGAGTTTTGATCAACAGCGCATCTAGCCTTCTACAATACGGTACGACCTATAACTCAACAGGTCCCATCAATGTGTCATCAAAGATTTCAAGAACAAAAAGTGATTTGCCTTGGTCACATGTTCGTAAAATGCCCATCGACACGGCTGTACTCTACAAGGACAGCATTGTGATGTACGCTACACCTCCAG GCTTCCCATCATGGCGTCGAGAGGGCTCCTGGTTTATACAATCACTCTGTCAAGTCTTAGACAGCCCACGAGTTGGATCTGGTCAGGTTAGCCTGTTGAATGCACTAACACAGGTATCAGGACTTGTTGCTCGGAACTACGAGACATATTCTGAGGAGGAACCTTCATTGtgtaaaaagaaacaacagcCAGTTATATACAGCTCACTTGTCAAAGATGTCTTTTTCAAGAGAAAGACAACAGCGTTTCCTAAGAGAATAGggacttttgtttaa
- the LOC106054379 gene encoding caspase-7-like isoform X4, producing MKSTLKKISCTSSSSSEPFDFVDIRTALTTSVAQQKAQNVSPSLENDVYSFTHLKTGLAIIINNVHFNDPEHFETRTGSDFDVASLQNTFNNFGFEVQTHTDVTASRITWLLTQAAKEYDHAQADCLVCVVLTHGYESWVDKDCRKRFDLLFGVDGNSITSKAVVELFNDIHCPHLKGKPRLFFFQACRGSRLDDGQIIEVAYTPRGTGVLINSASSLLQYGTTYNSTGPINVSSKISRTKSDLPWSHVRKMPIDTAVLYKDSIVMYATPPGFPSWRREGSWFIQSLCQVLDSPRVGSGQVSLLNALTQVSGLVARNYETYSEEEPSLCKKKQQPVIYSSLVKDVFFKRKTTAFPKRIGTFV from the exons ATGAAGAgtacattgaaaaaaataagcTGTACATCGAG CTCATCGTCAGAACCATTCGATTTTGTTGATATTAGAACAGCATTGACGACATCTGTAGCCCAGCAGAAGGCTCAGAATGTGTCACCATCGCTAGAAAATGACGTGTATTCCTTTACTCATCTAAAGACTGGGCTAGCCATTATTATTAACAACGTTCACTTCAATGACCCTGAACATTTCGAAACTAGAACTGGTTCAGACTTTGACGTTGCGTCATTGCAAAACACATTTAACAATTTTGGATTTGAGGTTCAAACTCATACAGATGTAACAGCATCAAGAATCACTTGGTTACTTACTCAAG CGGCCAAAGAGTATGACCACGCTCAAGCAGATTGTTTGGTTTGTGTAGTGCTAACTCATGGCTATGAGTCGTGGGTTGATAAAGACTGCAGGAAGAGATTCGACCTGTTGTTTGGTGTAGATGGAAATAGTATAACATCCAAAGCTGTAGTGGAACTGTTCAATGACATTCATTGTCCCCATTTAAAAGGAAAACCCCGCCTTTTCTTCTTTCAG GCTTGTAGAGGAAGTCGACTGGACGATGGTCAAATCATTGAAGTTGCTTATACACCAAGGGGAACTGGAGTTTTGATCAACAGCGCATCTAGCCTTCTACAATACGGTACGACCTATAACTCAACAGGTCCCATCAATGTGTCATCAAAGATTTCAAGAACAAAAAGTGATTTGCCTTGGTCACATGTTCGTAAAATGCCCATCGACACGGCTGTACTCTACAAGGACAGCATTGTGATGTACGCTACACCTCCAG GCTTCCCATCATGGCGTCGAGAGGGCTCCTGGTTTATACAATCACTCTGTCAAGTCTTAGACAGCCCACGAGTTGGATCTGGTCAGGTTAGCCTGTTGAATGCACTAACACAGGTATCAGGACTTGTTGCTCGGAACTACGAGACATATTCTGAGGAGGAACCTTCATTGtgtaaaaagaaacaacagcCAGTTATATACAGCTCACTTGTCAAAGATGTCTTTTTCAAGAGAAAGACAACAGCGTTTCCTAAGAGAATAGggacttttgtttaa
- the LOC106054379 gene encoding caspase-7-like isoform X3 → MKSTLKKISCTSSTLSPTSSSSEPFDFVDIRTALTTSVAQQKAQNVSPSLENDVYSFTHLKTGLAIIINNVHFNDPEHFETRTGSDFDVASLQNTFNNFGFEVQTHTDVTASRITWLLTQAAKEYDHAQADCLVCVVLTHGYESWVDKDCRKRFDLLFGVDGNSITSKAVVELFNDIHCPHLKGKPRLFFFQACRGSRLDDGQIIEVAYTPRGTGVLINSASSLLQYGTTYNSTGPINVSSKISRTKSDLPWSHVRKMPIDTAVLYKDSIVMYATPPGFPSWRREGSWFIQSLCQVLDSPRVGSGQVSLLNALTQVSGLVARNYETYSEEEPSLCKKKQQPVIYSSLVKDVFFKRKTTAFPKRIGTFV, encoded by the exons ATGAAGAgtacattgaaaaaaataagcTGTACATCGAG CACTCTATCTCCAACTAGCTCATCGTCAGAACCATTCGATTTTGTTGATATTAGAACAGCATTGACGACATCTGTAGCCCAGCAGAAGGCTCAGAATGTGTCACCATCGCTAGAAAATGACGTGTATTCCTTTACTCATCTAAAGACTGGGCTAGCCATTATTATTAACAACGTTCACTTCAATGACCCTGAACATTTCGAAACTAGAACTGGTTCAGACTTTGACGTTGCGTCATTGCAAAACACATTTAACAATTTTGGATTTGAGGTTCAAACTCATACAGATGTAACAGCATCAAGAATCACTTGGTTACTTACTCAAG CGGCCAAAGAGTATGACCACGCTCAAGCAGATTGTTTGGTTTGTGTAGTGCTAACTCATGGCTATGAGTCGTGGGTTGATAAAGACTGCAGGAAGAGATTCGACCTGTTGTTTGGTGTAGATGGAAATAGTATAACATCCAAAGCTGTAGTGGAACTGTTCAATGACATTCATTGTCCCCATTTAAAAGGAAAACCCCGCCTTTTCTTCTTTCAG GCTTGTAGAGGAAGTCGACTGGACGATGGTCAAATCATTGAAGTTGCTTATACACCAAGGGGAACTGGAGTTTTGATCAACAGCGCATCTAGCCTTCTACAATACGGTACGACCTATAACTCAACAGGTCCCATCAATGTGTCATCAAAGATTTCAAGAACAAAAAGTGATTTGCCTTGGTCACATGTTCGTAAAATGCCCATCGACACGGCTGTACTCTACAAGGACAGCATTGTGATGTACGCTACACCTCCAG GCTTCCCATCATGGCGTCGAGAGGGCTCCTGGTTTATACAATCACTCTGTCAAGTCTTAGACAGCCCACGAGTTGGATCTGGTCAGGTTAGCCTGTTGAATGCACTAACACAGGTATCAGGACTTGTTGCTCGGAACTACGAGACATATTCTGAGGAGGAACCTTCATTGtgtaaaaagaaacaacagcCAGTTATATACAGCTCACTTGTCAAAGATGTCTTTTTCAAGAGAAAGACAACAGCGTTTCCTAAGAGAATAGggacttttgtttaa